The region ttcgggcagtaggcgtggtacaccctggacaagtcgctaaaaATGTGTAAACTCATGCCTGCTCTCCCTGTTCTTTCTTGGCTTTGTGACTATCTCACATTCcgaaatctgcctagcaacaagagcGAGCCCCTCACATGAACTCAAGCTAGCAGCTCTTCCTCTGAGGTAAACGCGGGCCGAGCGTTTTGTCGGCGTGACGGAGCGAGACGGACGTGGCCGCCTCCCACTTGAAGAACTCGCAGCCCTTCTGGGCCGACCGCCGCACGGCGCAGCAGTAGAAGCCCCGGCCTTGGTTGGGACCGCCGTTGGACACCCGCAGACGCTTCGAGCGGCGGCCGCAGTCGCACAGCGGCGACGTCATCTTCCCCCCGCGGGGGACGTTAACGGATAGCGAGGAGAGGACGGTCTTGGCGACGTTGCGGGAGGCGGAAGCCGCAACCCTCGTCACGGGGTCGGCGAGAACAGTGAAGGACATGCCTTTTTTGGGACGGAAAATGGCGGCAATAGGGGTGGACGTCCTCTCTGGGATGAAGGTCTTGGACATAAAAAGGGAGGGGGTCTTCATGGTTTTAGTCCATGCTGGAACTTGATGGATATGATGTTTAGGAAGCGCCTGAGGAACTGCAAAGTCAGCATGTGGTCCACCAGAGACATGTCCTGCATCTTCTCCTAAAGGGACTGGATCAGTGGGGGGTTGTTCAGGTTCCCCCCACACGTAACACCCGCTGTCATAGTCCGAGACAAGTTCCAATGTCCCCTCCTCCGAGGAGTCCACGCCGACGTCATCCAGCGCCACCTCGTCGTAGGACCCGCACCTGTCTTCGTCTTCCGCCGCCAACTCCTCCACGTGCTCCTCGTCCCGTCCTGCGAGTCCAGGTCCGGGTCTTGTATCCTGGTGCTGCTGGAGGCCTCCGAGGACCGTGGAGCACAGAAGCAGGCTGGTGTTCAAGTGTGGGGAGGAGACGTGAGCTGCTGTGCTGCACCTCGTCCTGCTACTCCGGGGAGCCCAGGGAGGTGACGTCGTATCGTTGAGGAGAGTCTTTGGTGACACCAGACTCTGACAGACCGGGACTGACACCTTAGGGCTGGACTTGTCCTCTGGATTTAGGACTTTAGTGGTGTTTGCAACAGACACAGTGGAGAATGTTGGCCTGTTTGCTTCCGTTTTGTTTCTTAGCCCTGATGGCGTCTGTGAGGAAAAAAGGCAAAATGAGTCGAGCTAACTTCCGAAACACTAAGAAGAATCAcgtaatgtcagaataattgtatctaagttatcacaaaacttagtgtttcaatgagttcccggcgagaggacaaaagctgtctttgatcttaccaagcaaaaggcttgtaaaactccactgtgcacgatgggaggagttcggtttctttgatgtattgtaatccacagaaagatattgtcttgacccgagatctacaaagcggagtggaagcaggacctgacgcaagctccagggaccttttctttgaactgttttgtaaccaaaggcgatggctgtttacgacccccctcccttagaaacagctgttgccatgtaatcagggaaagtccaaataaaagaggaggcgtacgatctttcgtcagagcatggTGAGACACtatgcaagggtacaggtgtacgcgctctcctcattgagACAAATTTAATtccgtctctgtttgattccttgcttcttgtcttgtttaatagatgtcatcagtgtttgaacctgaaatGTAACATTTCGTCCTCTCTCGCTTTTAAACagggtgcaagagggttcactctgtgcgtCGCTCTCAGCCCCTGGGCACTTTTATTCCAGAGCAGGATTGAATTAACGCAGACAGTCagccacaatctttgtctctgtgAGTGGAAGTGAGCCCACTAGCTTAAGCACAGACAAAACCTCGCTACTTGCTACATGCTAGTTGCTAGTGAGAAGCAGTTCAAAGTAACAAATATtgtagcaacaaaaaaaacaacttcactTCACGATGTCCTATATTTACTGGAGTGCAATTTTTGGCAAAAGATATTGAGAGTCcatttaatt is a window of Nerophis lumbriciformis linkage group LG25, RoL_Nlum_v2.1, whole genome shotgun sequence DNA encoding:
- the eri2 gene encoding ERI1 exoribonuclease 2, with amino-acid sequence MSTKKLAKELGLLRQRSQTSIGLKKTLLSNQVFSYLIVIDFESTCWREKKNSTQEIIEFPAVLLNTSTGEIESEFHTYVQPQEHPILSTFCTELTGITQMQVEAGVPLQICLSQFNRWLHKLRLEKGVVFPARQQSSSTPPPSQKLCAFLTWSDWDLGVCLHYECKRKQIHKPDVVNSWIDLRSTYRIFYSRKPKGLNGALQDLGIQFCGREHSGVDDARNTAHLTARMMRDGCVMKLTRRLERTPSGLRNKTEANRPTFSTVSVANTTKVLNPEDKSSPKVSVPVCQSLVSPKTLLNDTTSPPWAPRSSRTRCSTAAHVSSPHLNTSLLLCSTVLGGLQQHQDTRPGPGLAGRDEEHVEELAAEDEDRCGSYDEVALDDVGVDSSEEGTLELVSDYDSGCYVWGEPEQPPTDPVPLGEDAGHVSGGPHADFAVPQALPKHHIHQVPAWTKTMKTPSLFMSKTFIPERTSTPIAAIFRPKKGMSFTVLADPVTRVAASASRNVAKTVLSSLSVNVPRGGKMTSPLCDCGRRSKRLRVSNGGPNQGRGFYCCAVRRSAQKGCEFFKWEAATSVSLRHADKTLGPRLPQRKSC